One window of Phycisphaeraceae bacterium genomic DNA carries:
- a CDS encoding flagellin, whose translation MSRINTNVSALVAQHNLVKAQSDMQVRLQRLSTGLQINRAADNPAGLIVSERLRSEIGGITQAIDNIERASNVISTTEGSLAEISTLLTSIKGLVVQAANTGAFSPAEIEANQLQIDSAVESITRISNTASFAGLKLLNGSLDYTTSGINSTQIQDVKVFGANFGTQAYIPVNVEVLNSAETASLFISGNTAGAPGQLLSSVSFEVTGNKGVEVFSFVSGTALSAVAFAINQVKDAIGVSASLASAGNQTSGLNIVSTSFGSDAFVSVRKLSGGSFFQSFTAQGGSAVNRDTGQDVLALVNGNLALGDGTKLTMHSTTLNIELNLTQTAAQQLSTYNFSITGGGASYQIGPSVNSSQQVGFGVQSVAASRLGSEATGFLNSIVTGGANSLVAGQADNASQVIDSAIDQISLMRGRLGAFEKNTLDTAVRSQQIALENLTASESNIRDADFAAETSKLTRAQILVNAGTSTLALANSTAQSVLRLLQT comes from the coding sequence ATGTCAAGAATCAACACCAACGTCAGCGCACTGGTCGCCCAGCACAACCTTGTCAAAGCGCAGTCCGATATGCAGGTTCGCCTGCAACGGCTGAGCACCGGCCTTCAGATCAATCGTGCCGCGGATAACCCGGCGGGCTTGATCGTCAGTGAACGGTTGCGCAGCGAAATCGGCGGAATCACCCAGGCGATCGACAACATCGAGCGCGCTTCCAATGTGATCTCGACGACGGAAGGATCACTGGCGGAGATCTCGACGCTGCTGACCTCGATCAAGGGTCTGGTGGTCCAGGCCGCCAATACGGGCGCCTTCAGCCCCGCTGAGATCGAGGCCAACCAGCTTCAGATTGACTCGGCTGTCGAGTCCATCACGCGAATCTCCAACACGGCGAGCTTCGCCGGCCTGAAACTGCTCAACGGCTCGCTGGACTACACGACCAGCGGCATCAACTCGACCCAGATTCAGGATGTCAAAGTCTTTGGAGCCAACTTCGGTACGCAGGCCTATATCCCGGTGAATGTGGAAGTGCTTAACAGCGCAGAAACCGCTTCACTCTTTATTTCGGGTAATACCGCAGGCGCGCCGGGTCAACTCCTCTCCAGCGTCAGCTTCGAGGTCACCGGCAACAAGGGCGTCGAAGTCTTCAGCTTCGTTTCAGGTACCGCGCTGTCAGCGGTCGCCTTTGCCATCAACCAGGTTAAGGATGCGATCGGAGTATCCGCATCGCTGGCCAGTGCGGGCAATCAGACATCAGGTCTCAATATCGTCAGCACTTCTTTCGGTAGCGATGCGTTTGTCAGCGTTCGTAAGCTCAGCGGCGGCTCCTTCTTCCAGAGCTTCACCGCACAGGGCGGCTCGGCAGTCAATCGTGATACCGGCCAGGATGTGCTTGCTCTAGTCAACGGAAACCTCGCTCTGGGTGACGGCACCAAGCTCACCATGCACTCGACGACTCTCAACATCGAGCTGAATCTCACCCAGACTGCGGCACAGCAGCTTTCGACCTACAACTTCAGCATCACAGGCGGTGGCGCGAGCTATCAGATCGGCCCATCGGTCAACTCCAGCCAGCAGGTTGGCTTCGGTGTGCAATCCGTGGCGGCAAGTCGGCTCGGCTCTGAGGCCACCGGATTCCTCAACTCAATCGTTACCGGCGGGGCCAACAGCCTCGTCGCGGGGCAGGCGGACAACGCATCGCAAGTTATCGACTCGGCAATTGATCAAATCTCGCTCATGCGTGGCCGACTCGGTGCCTTTGAAAAGAACACGCTCGATACCGCGGTGCGCAGTCAGCAGATCGCACTGGAAAACCTCACCGCTTCGGAGAGCAACATCCGTGATGCGGACTTCGCCGCTGAAACCAGCAAACTGACACGCGCTCAGATTCTGGTAAACGCAGGGACTTCGACGCTCGCATTGGCGAACTCGACAGCTCAGAGTGTCTTGCGTCTGCTCCAGACATAA
- the csrA gene encoding carbon storage regulator CsrA: MLVLSRQRDETIMIGDEIEITVVDIRGDKVRLGINAPRSVHVHRKEVYEAIQRENAEAARVQVDDLNVANKNLRRAGGPYPGAQQG; the protein is encoded by the coding sequence ATGCTTGTGCTTTCCCGTCAGCGCGACGAGACGATCATGATCGGCGACGAGATCGAAATCACCGTCGTCGATATCCGGGGCGATAAGGTTCGTCTGGGCATCAATGCCCCCCGGAGTGTGCATGTGCACCGGAAAGAGGTTTACGAGGCGATCCAGCGGGAAAACGCCGAGGCCGCTCGGGTGCAGGTCGATGATCTCAATGTTGCGAACAAAAATCTGCGTCGGGCTGGGGGACCGTACCCCGGAGCGCAGCAGGGATAA